Within the Apostichopus japonicus isolate 1M-3 chromosome 6, ASM3797524v1, whole genome shotgun sequence genome, the region TCAGTTGCACCATCGaatgttttcaatttgaaaaaagtTGTTTAGTTGCTtacctttgtttttttattgaagttattgtattgtatatgtcATAATTGTgatcaaatgttacaaaaagcAATATACTGAAACTTTGGCATATTTCTATGagctttctctctctctatccgtAAAGGTATGGGAGATCGTTTTGAGGAATATCCTAAACTTAAGGAACTTATCAGGCTGAAGGATGAGTTGATAGCACGGACAAACTCACCACCAATGTAAGTAGACGAGATGAAATTAACCTGGTAAAGGTATTCATCAATCCGGCTGAATCGTTCAGTTTTATAATCTTTTATATCTTTTAAAGatgtaggatatatatatatatatatatatatgtatatgtaatgtGCAAGTTTGCTCTGACCCTTCCTTTCACTGTCTTTAAATAGTCCTCCCCCTTCTCTTCTGGCCAAAGTTTCAGGCTATGACTCCCACTCCAGTGTCCTTGTGGAATTATGTGAGATTTATTTGGAGATtggaaaattttacaaaatgtattCAGATTCAAAGGCATTTGGTCAACTGTGTGGTTGCTGTAAGATTTCTTACCTGTACCAGAAAACatcatattatttatttcaagttttcttaTCATTTGTGTTATTGGAAATCGGTATTACACAATTAATAGCAAATTGGTCTACTTTACGAGTATTACGTGCCCCTTATTGTAATGATCAGATATCCTTATTGATGTTTTTCCTTCTGGTGTGGTATCCTCGTTTTGGCAGGTACTTAAAATGTGACTTTGATAACTTTGACCTGGCTGAGCTCAGTACAGAGTTTGATGTCATTTACATCGATCCACCGTTAGAAGAGTTCCGACACAGACCAGGCGTGGTAGCAAACCAGAGGTTTTGGTCTTGGGAAGAGGTAATATAAATAGGCGTACCTTCTTTATTGGTCATTTCGATTAAAACCGAGAGGGGTTCGACAGTCAtgaggatgttttttttttccatctttctttctAGATTATGAGGCTCGACATTCCCGCCGTGGCTGCTCATCGGTCGTTTCTCTTCATGTGGGTCGGATCCACATCCGACGGTCTGCAACACGGCAGGCAGGTGAGAAGATAAATCACAGACTCGTAATGAGTTactttatatttaaaattgaGTCAAGTCATCACCAGAAATCGTTCTGATTCAAGTCAAGTCACTTGCTCGAGTCAATGTATGATCTCTCTATATTAAAACTGTCCTCAAGTTTTTAAGTAAATTTCAGGTTTGAAATTCATTGATAAGAGGTAGAAGACGACTTATGGCAATGCCCAGTACATCAAAAAACCCGGTTTATCGATCGATATCCTAGGTTTATTGGTCGAATAATTCGGAATTGTCACTGACCAAATCAGATTTTTGGTGGATAACCCAGGTTTATCTAAATTACTTTGATAAAGCTGGTTATCAATTGAGAATCTTGGATTTGCGGCTGATATTCCAAGTTTTATTCGATAATCCAGGTTTATATGGTGACAATCCTTGATTATCGGTCGATTGGGCTcttggcttgccatagacaaCCTTAAGTTGTTGATTCAGCCTGTGCTTCTgccaaagaagaaaagtttctttTCTAGAAGTGTTTCCATCCTAAAtcaattttttaccaaattaCCAACTTCCTAGTGTCTCAGGGAATGGGGATTCCGTCGATGCGAAGATATCTGTTGGATAAAGACCAACATCACGAAGCCAGGTAGCATCTCATTAGAACACGGAGCAGTATTACAGCGGACAAAGGTAGGTTCAACTCTGTACGCTGCGTTCACATCGGAGAGGGTTGTGAAGTGGATCTTTGATTTTGGTCGTTGATTTGACGAAACCTAGTAAAGTATTATTTTATATAGGTACAATTGATTTAACTATGACAGCCCAGTTAGGATTTTTTCACGAGTAAGAATTTTATAAAAGTTAGCGGGTGGATGTTTCGAtgctagcaggatcttctttggGGGCTAACCGAAGTGAAATAGACTAACGATGCATTTTATTAATTGCACACATAGACAGACAGCTAAATTTAACAGTTAGCAAGTAATTCTTCTTCTCAATTCTGAAAAACTTTGTCATCCAAACGCTACTTCATTAGTTTATATAACAAAGAAACCTTCCCAAGAGCAAGTCAGAGAGGGTTCAAAAGTTCAGCCATTTTCATTTGTGTTTAGAATGAATCATACCTAGTCAGGCCAATCAATTTCTTTGTGATGGGGTACTGGTATCAATATGGTATAAGAGATATACAAACATCAACTTGAGTGCAAAAAAACCCTGCTCTAAGTGTTGGGAAAGTAAAACTGGAATCACTTTAGATAAAATACGAATTTGAAAGTACCGTCAAAATGACTTTCCATTTTATTAATGAAATAGTTGGATTTCAAAATTTATTACACAAAATTTGACtaaaaaaatgatgattttcTGGGCTCATAGTGTCACCAAAAGTTTGATACGGagtgccattttgttttttcgcTATCTGAAACTGAGAATTCCCATGTGCTTTTGATTCTCTTTATATACGTACACAACCAAGCAGTACTTTGGCAATGAAAGCAAATCTCATTAGACCAACAAAGTTACTGCCAAAATGGAACCaaaattgattatatttatgATTTCGTTACCCTGAATATAAAGGGACAGTATTATTATTTGTCCATCCATTCTTTGGATTCCTTAGGAGCATTGTCTGATGGGCATCAAGGGGACCGTCCGTAGATCCACAGACGGGGATTTCATCCACGCCAACGTCGACCTGGATGTCATCATCACGGAAGAACCACCGCAGGGAAGTCTAGACAAACCGGAAGAAATATTCCACATAATGGAGCATTTCTGCCTCGGTCGAAGGCGACTGCACGTCTTTGGAGAAGACCACACCGTCCGACCAGGTTAGAGGCTTTTTGAAAAAAGTACCAGTAAAAGTTGGTTCTCAATatgcttttttcttctttcttgggttttttaaacataaaaagCAAATCTAGGTAAGAGGGATGAAGTAAAAAAATGTCTTATAGTCACTGTTAAAGATTCATAAAAAGTGTGCAGCTTCGTCTTGTTCTgactcaaaaaaaaagaagaaaatgtgaGATTGAAATGGGAACTGGGCTTTCCCAAACCTGTGGACCTGATTAGAATTTGCTTGTCTGGTCTGAAGATACAAGGTTTGGTATTAAATGTTCTATGACGAAAACAGTATTTAGGAGGTTTTGCTCTTTTGTCGAAAGCAAAATCTTGTTGATTTTTGTTTCGAGTGTACAGGCAACATTCAGGTTATACCAAGCCGTATCCTTTAACAGCGAAATACAGATCTTTTATGGTAGTTCTGAAAAGTTCTTCGTTGAGTTTACCAGTGTATTCATGTAACACAAGTACTATGTGTCCACTTCCTGTTGATTTATAACTGCAATGTCACAAATTATGCCTTCATTGTGATCGATAGGAAACCATTAATGCTAGTTAATTGTAAAATGCTTTTTTTCGTTTATGACGTGTACATcaaatttttttgtgtataataCGCAATAAGACATGTTCAGTGagtaaatgattgaaataacaTTCTTCGTTTTCTATGTCATGGTGGTGAAATTTTGAAGGGGTTACTCTTAGGGTCTTTCATCACGGTAAATGAAACCATTAAATTGATATATTCTCTTTCCTTTCCCtgtcctccctccctccccaccccccttctcTTAAGTTCTTGAAGAGTATGGCCATAGCCTACAGTACACTGTGTAGAAATTTGTGATAGGAAGCAACTGGAGAAAacgttctttttttctttcttaaacaGGATGGTTAAGCGTAGGACCTCAGTTGACCAATAGCAACTACTCCAAGGAaacatttcagacatttttcaacAAATCACAAACTGATTGCCTCACAGGCTGCTCAGATGAAATAGAGAGACTCAGGCCCAAGTCTCCCCCATCAAAGAACAAAGGCGGTGGGCCGGGTGGGCAGAGAGGTAGAGGGGGGAGAGGTGGTCCACAAGGGAGAGGTATGGGTGGACCAAGAGGGGGTATGGGCAGGGGAGGATTCGGGGGAAGAGGCAGAGGTGGTCACATGGGACCACATAGGGGTGGTATGTCACAACACTGATGAGAATACTCTGTTTTATGTAGTTTTAGAGAATGACTCAAAGGCATAGcattaatgttgatatattgaagACCATTAAAATAACAACCAGGGAAAGTTTATACTTCTAACaggaaaagaacaaaacaaatgttttttgAGTTTATAATATGAGTGGCAAAATGGGTACATAACCTAGACCACTGACAAGCTTTATGTGGCTCTTGTTGCATTGTTAGTTTGTATCTTTATGGGAAATAATAATGGGAGACTGGCTTTAAAAGTGAACACACTTGGATTGATttttaatatactgtagaaGGCTCTGTGATTGGAGAAAGATGGCGGCTGATGAATTAAAATGAAACTGATTTTTGGTTTAAAGGCATAAATTGTTTTAATCTAGTGTAAAATGTGTTGTACAGTAGTGGTTCCAGGATTTCAAAAAGGATGTTGGTGTGGTTGTGTTGTTGTTGAAGTCATATCTCatgtggggatggggggggggtggggtgaagtTTAGGGCTAACCTCCagaaaaatttaaatgattGGATGATTCATTCTGACTATAAATTAAGGCTATAAATTAAGTCGACGTGCAAGGTTTTTTCTAATATCAAAGCTACTTTTAACTGTTTCCTCGTGTGGTTGAAAAAGGGTgccaggggtggggggtggagggggtggttGTACCCTCTTACACACTCCTTTGGGTCTGCCCTTGATAAAAGTGAAAAGGGGCTGACTTCACAGTGAAGCAAATAGAAGCAACGCAACTTAGCAAAGACTGCTGCGTTCAGTGAATATCGAAATGTAAACTTGTGTACTGAGAAACTGTCACACCTGTAAGGTTACCGTGGAAATGATGCTTTGAAGTGGTGGAAGTTGCTTAGAAGTTTCTTTTAAGTTGGTGAACATCTGTTGTCCATTTTAATCTTTCtagcagtgtttttttttatgccaTAATGTAGACCACTTAAAATACATTTACACAGGGAGAGGCAACGATACAGATGGCTGGCATTTCAGGTATAATTCATTAGGACGTCGACGTTACAACCGATGTCTTTTCCATGTGCAAAACTTTTGCAACAATTGTTATTAAAATGTCAATGTTTTAGCCGTATATTTAGCCATAGGCATGTTTTTAATTGGTTCTGTTGATTTTTTCGTTGTGAAAAAGGGTATCAAAGAAACTATGCAACCTTTAAAAGTTAAAGTTTGATTCCACCTGATTTAATGTGTATGACGAGATGCCTTTGAATAGGCACCAATTCCTGCGTGTTTTAATCAAATTGGAGGGTGATGAAACGTTGAAGAAGTCTCTAGGAGTAAGGTTCAAAACATTAaggtttttcttcctttctaaATGAGTAGATTCTGTCAACATGTCAAAGGTGCACTCATAAACTAAGGCACTGAagccccttccacccccccccccccccgacaagaTATTTCTGTGAAACTTTGGGCAACATGCTGATATTGTTTCCGACACTGCAGAAAGACTGAAATAATCTTGTTTGATAAGAGTCAGTAGTTCAGTAGACAAAAACGAAGCCTCGGGTATTTAGATCAACGTTCTAGGCATGCCCGACTAATCTGACGTTGATGTTGCTTAGTTTTGACACACTTTGCACTCCATGCTTTCTTTCTCTGTCCAAGACGATGTTATGATATGTATCACTGTTGGCATTCCTTGTTACGAAGTCGAATTTACTTCCAATGTTAGCACCATTATGCAGCTACTTACCCTTAATTTGGtctaaaaaaatgtcaaaggtgaGGGGGATCTCACCAGTACGCCCTCCatattggttacatttttcgggcGTTAACATCTTTTAGTCAGTTTAACATTCAAGCTTTTCCTCACGGTCATTGTAATTCTTTTGTAATGAAATCACCAAATTTAGTTCTGAAGTGAGTCAGGTTAAGTTTCTTTTTCAATAATgagccatatttttttttatacactgTATTGCAATTTCATTGACTTGTCTTTTTGATTaaattgaaaattgtcagcaaCAAGATCTTCTACTTTTTGTTACTTTTCACTTTAATCACCAtcgtaagaaaaaaaaagaggtggATTTTGAACTTGGGGTGTGACTTATTCTAACCAAGTAAACGTGTAATATCCACTCAAAACTTGGGTACCCCTCTGATGCAGAGATCTGTGATTTCAACCATTTGACTGCTTGTCATTAGTAAAACTGCTAAACGTTTTGTGCAgtgcacaaaaaaaagaaaaggttatCCCCTTCCCCCCAAACCAGagttaattgcaatttgttCAGTTATATATGTTATTGTCATGAAATAGACTAACACTGCCCAGCATCAGGCTGATAGACAGCGTCTGGTATATCTGTAATGACGGTAGCATAGTTGAATATTAGTGCAAGTTTCAAAGAGAAAGGGGTGGGATCTTTTTCTATAGTTGTGCAGGCTCCTTTGATGTTACTACTAACCCCcacccgtccccccccccccatctgagctATTGCTTAGCACACGACATACCTTATTAACAGATCAGTCTATCACAGGAAACGAAATGAGCAAATCAGTTTTAAAGTTTTGGGAGTTATCTAGTTAAGTCATATTGCAAGTTATGATACTTTCACCTTTTTATGTTTATCTGGCCATGGAAGGTTCAGTCTGAGTATGATAGTATATTATTGCCTAATCAATACATTGATACTTTAAGggtatttgatatttgtactaTTGGATTTGTGGGATAGGAAGTAGCAAGCTGCACTCACAGCAAACAGCTTTAATAAGGATATAGCAGGTCAGTTCTCTAGGGACTAGCAAGCACCTGAGCCTGCCTGGTCTATACATTAATACTTTAAGGGTATCGAATATTTGTACTATTGGATTTGTGGGATGAGAAGTAGCAAGCTGCACTCACAGCAAACAGCTTAAATAAGGATATAGCAGGTCAGTTCTCTAGGGACTAGCAAGCACCTGAGCCTGCCTAGTCTATACATTAATACTTTTAAGggtattaaatatttatactatTGGTTTGTGGGATGGGAAGTGGCAAGCTGCACTCACAGCAAACAGCTTAAATAAGGAGATAGCAGGTGAGATCTTTAGGGACTAGCAAGTACCTGAGCTAtctatttgggggggggggggttggctcgGGGGATGAATAAAGGCACATAAACAGAAATAAGGATTTAAACCTCCATTTAGTGTTTTTCAGTAACTCATAATATTTACAGCAGACCCAGGTAGATTACAAGCTTTACACAGTCATTCATTCAcacaaatatttaaacattgcAAGAATTATAGATTAAAGAGCATTATAGTTACAttaatttacaaacaaattGATATACATAGACGGTCTGTATAGAATAGTAATATATCCATGTTCATGTAATTACTGTACTACAGTGCATTTCAATTCATCATACACATGATCCTTTGAAAAAGTCTAAAACCCAGACGACATCCATATCCAGGACAAGAATCTCACAATTTTTAGCCACTCGATAAAAATTGCCAGTGCATATAAAATCTACTAGCTAAAGTCAATTAATCCCCACAGACGTGTATTGGCGACGGCAAAATCCTCTGGCATTAAACCATTAAATAGCCTGAAATTCAAATCCTGATACCCACAATAATAATCCATGCAATTATTCAACGTACACGACCCTTGAAAGTATCTCAAACAACTTGAATATACTCatttagaatacttacacatgTGACAGACCAggataaaaaaaactttgtagaaaaaatatacttttgtattTAACTTATAGTTCACCAACCAAATATTAGCCTCAAAAGTTCAGCACAGCTTTAAAAAtggaattattttaaaaaatggaCGGAATAAAACGAGAATCAAGACCAAAACAGTAACTATGGAAGAACTGAACACGATCGATCCTTAAGACTAAGTAATAATTTTAACCCAAAGAACTTAGATTTTGAAAGCACACAATCATGTTGCGCAATTAAATGTACGGAACGGTAAATAAATTCTTTTGTACCAAAATAAACTGTATAGATGACAAAGTAATGAAAACAGCCTCTCAACTCAGCACAGTTTAAATATGAAGTAGGGATGGGTTGTAGAAAGTTAAAGATTAAGAATCAATAAAACTTTTATATCAATTTATAACCtataaaatacagaaaatagaCTTTACAGTATCATTTACAAATCCAAATCCATAAATTTATAAAGCGGATTCACGATCAAACAATCTTTGAATGCGCCTCCATACAACAGTAAGAAGATAGAAATATACACACAATACAGTCCTGCTAGGCAATTCACAGTACTTTTGTAATGAATATGTTTCCAACAGAATACCTCAGAAACGTCCATAAAAGATGAGAAACTTTTCGGGTGCAAATAGTAAATGATTCGAAATGTATTTAAATTGTCTTTGCTTAAAGAAGGCACTTCACCATTGTAGATTTGACTGCAGTGTACTTCAAGCAAACAATGTTTAAATTTAAGAAGTAATGACGTAATTTGTcgatatgaaaatattgttttctaaAAAGTATCTGAAATTAATTTTAACATTCCTTTATTGACAATCaatgttctttatttttcatgatATGATTACAGACGACTAAGATCTAATTGACTGTTAAATTTCAAACTCCACATGTCTCTTTTTTATTCTGAACTTTCTTTCTCAAAAAGCAGTACCGTTTAACTTTTCAGTCATAATACATATTTCTTTGTAGGACTACTTTTCTGCATCActgattattttttaatatgaaatatagaATGTCGctttcttatatatatttgataaaacTATGATCTTACCAAAGAAAACagaattgaaaatatgaaaaatgtttgaTACAATTTATAATTTCCAAAATTTGGTATACAATGTCACTGTAGTAATGTAAAACtttgaatacaaaatatgaataaagtGTAAGAATGCACTGAAGGTAATAGGTTTTCGAAATTCATGCATAATTagcaaaatatatttacaaaggaAAAAATATTAATTGCAAGAAATACCAATAAAGTTTGATTTGAAGAAGATCAGAAGATCATAACATATCATTCTACAAAAGCTAACTTCATTAATATGTCAAATAAAGAGCATTAAAATATTTCGTCTTGCCAAGTATGgacaaaatattgcctcttgtCATTTTCCTTCTTCTAACTTGCCATAATTTTTGTAGTGTCATATTTTATCCAGAAATATGATCCTATTTCACACTCTGCAGAGACAAAAACTAAGTGATTGTATGTTTGCCGTAGATGTTTCTAAACTCTGGAAAGTGCGTATAACCTCTGCTGTGCTATTGAATGATTCTTTCACCTTAATAttagaggaggaggaggaattTACAAGAGACAATCTAAATTTATCCTTGACTGAATGTCTCCGAAAGAAACTTTTTGTAACTTATCTTGTCCTCCATTTTCTCGTCGAACTCGGACATGACGTGATAGACTTCGTCTTCCGTCAGAATTAGATTGCACAAAGCCAAGACTTGTCGGAACTCTTGCAGTGACAGATAGCCGGTGTTATCTGGGTCCAGTTTCTTAAAAGCTCTGCGTAGGTTTCGCCAGTCTCCGACCAGCtgcaaaaatgaaattttaacgAGACATTTCAAACGAGACGTCTAAGCTGCGTATTTGACGATCTTTGATAAGATAAAGTTGCTAAATTGCTTAGGCCTTGTTACGACTCTTGCATGATACTGACACTTGAATCATACTGTTGGTTGCAGGATAGAACTATGAAAGTTTAGCCACTCTACGGGTGTTGTGAAATATGCTTGGTAATTACTTTAATCGACAATGTTTGGCAGTTAGTTGAACCATTTACCAAATTAGCTTGGTAAGTACTTTAATCGACAATGTTTGGCAGTTTAGTTGAACCATTTACCAAATAAGCACCTAATAAAACACTATAAGCAGCATTTATTTTGAAAGACATGTTAtgcattttttccccctttggGAGGGAAGTTGGGGGGGGGATGCTAGGTATAGGGGCATGGAGAGGAGGGCATGAGAGGGAAGGGCTGTTGGAAAATATAGGTCGTCAAATTAAGATTCATAACTGTAACAGCAACCTCCTTACTAGCTGTGTTGGCAAAATAACGCTGGAATCATGTCTTTGTAAGACAtccaatatcatggaatttTTGTGGGATTCTTGTTTGATCATCGTTTCTTGTGTAAAGATTAGACGAAAAATGAGTGTGGGGATGGGTGGTTGGGCGTGTTTGTACCACTAGGCACACTGCCATGAGAAAGTCATATCTTAGCAGCTTACCCTCTGTCTTAGTCTTGCTTTGAGACTGTTTGTTGTGTGAAGATTAgaaaattgattaaaaaaagGTGGTACAGAGGAGTGTGGGGGTGGATGGGTGGGAGGGTGGGTATGTGTGTAGCAGCTTACCCTCTGTCTGAGTCTTGCGGTGAGACCGTTCAAACCTTTGTGCGGTTCATCAACTATGGGGGCGATAGGGATCTCTGACTGGGGGTGCGTCAACAAACCCAGCATGTTGTTTCCATATTTGTAGGTCTGTTTTCTCGCTGCAAACGGCTTCAAGAACTCCACGTAGGAGACCctgaaaatggaaataaaatagcATTGATGAAAGTGTTTGCATGCAGTTAAGTGTTGGGGTAGAATAAAGTATTATATAACTTCATTTGCTGAATGGGAGTTGGACATTTGTTTGCACTTAAACTTTCTCTGGGTACAAATGGTAAAACTGACTTTGACTGGAAcccttcccccatccccaccctcatGCTAAAGAGGGGTTTTGCTAAGGATAATGTAAAACAAATCCTTGTAAGCTACAGTAAAACAATAATGAGATAATAAAATCATTTTACAGAAATTCAAGTATATTCCATTTGACTTGTTACAAATTTTACCTTAGAAAGTAACATAAGACAAGGACACTTTACATAACTTTGCATCTCAAAACTTAAGAGAATTGACTTGTCACTGCATACCTTCCATCATTGTTGGTATCAAATTTCTTACACAGCATCTCTAGCTCGTAGTAGTTTAAGTGAACACAGAGCTCTTGAAGAACTTCCCTGTACTCTTCCTGACTGATGAACCCTGTTCCGAACTTATCCAACTCCAGAAATTCTCGCCTCAAATCATCCCATCTGTAGTCGACCTGAGAGAAATGAAAAGAGATCAGCGAATGGCATTTAGTTGGAATCTAATGAAAACATGGAGCAAGAAATGATCAAAGGATTGACCCTATTATGGGCACTATTACTGACCCTATTACACCCACTTTCTAAACTATATAACACCCACTTTTGCTTACCCTATTACACCCACTTTTGCTTACCTTATTACACCCACTTTTGCTTACCCTTTTACACCCACTTTTGCTTACCCTAACACACCCACTTTTGCTTACCCTATTACACCCACTTTCTTTACCCTATAATACCCACTTTTGCTTACCCTTTTACACTCACTTTTGCTTACCTTATTACACCCACTTTTGCTTACCCTTTACACTCACTTTTGCTTACCTTATTACACCCACTTTTGCTTACCCTGTTACACTAACTTTTGCTTACCTTATTACACTCACTTTTGCTGACCCTTTACACTCACTTTTGCTGACCCCATTACACTCACTTTTGCTTACCTTATTACACCCACTTTCTTTACCCTATAACATCCACTTTTGCTGACCCTACTACACCCACTTTTGCTGACCCTACTACACCCACTTTTCAGTTACCCTATTTCACCCACTTTTGCTTACCTTATTACACCCACTTTCTTTACCCTATTACACCCACTTTCCCTACCCCATTACACCCACTTCTGCTTACCCTATAACACCCACTTTTGACCCACTTTAGCTTATCCTATTACACCCACTTTTGCTGACCCTTTTACACCCACTTTTGCTTACCCTTTTACACCCAGGTTTGCTTACCCTAGATCCGATAAATATAAAAGGGTGGTCTCCCTGTGCAGATGGTAcattacatatttaaatttgttaGCCAAATTGTACAAAAGTTTTAACCTTAAGAAAATGGTTTTTTACGGTTTCCTCACCTTTGATCTCAAATTGTCTTCCAACATATCAGCAGCACAGTTGAGCTTTCTTGATCTTATCAAGAAATCTGAGTCTCCTCGTTTAGGTGGGGAGAGTTTGGCGTTGGGGAAGGCTGCAGACCGGACCGAATATCCAAAGAACCGGATGAATTCTTGAAAGTTTAGGAAACCGTTATGTGTCGTGATAAAGCTGCCCCACACTCTTCTGATCTCGCCACGGGAAATTTCTGGTCTTATGTTTAACCTGAAATTATTTAtggaaaataaattatttatgatattaaatatttgttacaAATTTCACAAGGACAAGTCAAAAACCAGAAAGTGAACCAAAAGGAAAAGATATTTTGATAGTTgtgaaattaaatgaaatgaCAACCTTACTCTGCACTTCATCATATGTCTCACAGTTACAAACTAACAAAGCtataaaaaaattttttaaatgcaACACTGAGAAAATAGTTCAGATATGCTATAATGGTGTCAAAAAGGTTTGGATACTTGCAGCAAGAGAGTATTGAAATATCTTGAGGTCACTGTCCAGATTCTAATCAAACgtgttttttaaatttgaagcaATTTTGTAagctccttttttttaaattctgt harbors:
- the LOC139968891 gene encoding N(6)-adenosine-methyltransferase non-catalytic subunit METTL14-like, whose protein sequence is MSHHEGLQAIRDRSEQRRKLLAEQFGVADADNLSKVLNSRTDAGIYPKVNKVSSKRSSTGGLPRAKQLAADAQSTSEGDQEPNKDETAQQGQAEQEEEIFVEEVYKGSHTFLKGTQSANPHNDYCQHFVNTGQRPQNFIRDVGMGDRFEEYPKLKELIRLKDELIARTNSPPMYLKCDFDNFDLAELSTEFDVIYIDPPLEEFRHRPGVVANQRFWSWEEIMRLDIPAVAAHRSFLFMWVGSTSDGLQHGRQCLREWGFRRCEDICWIKTNITKPGSISLEHGAVLQRTKEHCLMGIKGTVRRSTDGDFIHANVDLDVIITEEPPQGSLDKPEEIFHIMEHFCLGRRRLHVFGEDHTVRPGWLSVGPQLTNSNYSKETFQTFFNKSQTDCLTGCSDEIERLRPKSPPSKNKGGGPGGQRGRGGRGGPQGRGMGGPRGGMGRGGFGGRGRGGHMGPHRGGMSQH